A region of the Dickeya chrysanthemi NCPPB 402 genome:
TATCGTTGAGGACTGGTGACATTGTAAGCATAGCCTGTTGTACTTTGTTGGAATTGATAATATCAAACATCATGCGTACCTATCAGCCATTTAAGCGATAGTATTTAGGCGATAATACCGGTTTGCCGTCACTGACTCTGTACGTGTTAACTCTTACTCCGGCCCTAACACAATACCCCAGGATTATGCCCACGAAACGAGTCGTTCATAACCGACGAAAACAAGAAGGCCGCTGTTATAGCGGCCTTCTTGTTTAATACTGGTTTGCTCTGGGCAATTAATGCATGGCACCCGGCGGGATGTCTTTGTAAGCATTAACATAAGCGACCAGAAGTTTTTTCAGTAATTTACGCACGTCGATCACCTTGACTCATGAATGATTTGTGAACTTTCTGGTAAAAGATTGTACGTTTTGTTGAATCCTGATGCAATACTTTTGTGACTCAAATCACAAAAAAGAGGGTTTGAGGTTCACCAGTTTTACGCCGCAACATGCTATGTGGCTGACACATAGTGTTTTTCCCCATAAGCCAGAATCAGGAATACTGCCCTCATAAAGCAAATAACCCGCGCAGTGGCGGGTTATTTGCTCTGTAGCCAGCAGCTTCGCGGGCGTCAGGCTTACAGTATGGTGAAATTCTTCTTTTAGCAAATTGATTATACGACATGTTGAATATTCTATCAAACCGACGTTTGATTAGCCTAGTTTACTGTCTATACCCAAAATAATTCGAGTTGCAGGAAGGCGGCAAGAGAGAGAATCCCGATGAGCTTACTCAGGTAAGTGATTCGGGTGAACGAACGCAGCCAACGCACCTGCAACTTGAAGTACGACGGGTATATAATGCTCCTCAGCTAAACCGTGAAACCGCTCCTGAGCGTAGCCAGATCAAGCTCTTCAAACCGAATTTGGATATAAACAGAATACCTGAACCATCGGCAAGCAGGTGGTAAAAGTATAGCCCTCTCCCGGATTCGCACCCGGAAGCCTGGGCGGCAGCGTGGTGAAATTATTCTTTTAGCAAAGTGAATAGCGTAACCGGAAGGGCGGAATAGAGGTATGGGGACCGCTTAGTAACCTACGCGCCACAGAGATGGAGGTGCGGGGGATGATGAAGCTTATTATTGCGATTCTGAACTTGATTGCTGAAATATTGCAATTGATCAACTGGTTCCTTTAATAGGGCTGGAACCTGCGAAGGCGCAAGCTTGAACAGGTAAAACTGCAAAGTTTATAGCCGTCCTTCAGGGCGGCTTTTTTTGTTAAATTCCTATAAATCCAAAATCAAGCCGCGTAATCAGTACGCCTGCCCCAAAAGCCGATCCATTGTCGGCAATGCATGATACTTTGATCTATAAAATTATTTCCCGGCTAAGACAAAAGCGGCCATACTAGGCGGTGCCGCGCAATTCAGCGCGACACTGGCGCGGGGCGCCCCGGCCTTTCACTGACGACGTAAAACCTGCCCTATGGAAACCTGGAAACTCAACCTTTTCTCCGCCTGGCTGGGATGCTTTTTTACCGGCATGGCCATGAGTCAGATACTGCCGTTTCTGCCGCTCTATATCGAACATCTGGGGGTCAGCGATCATACCGCCCTCAATCTGTGGTCGGGTCTGGTGTTCAGTTCCTCGTTTCTGGTTTCCGCGATTGTCGCGCCGTTGTGGGGCAGTCTGGCCGACCGCAAGGGGCGCAAGCTGATGTTGCTGCGCGCCGCGCTCGGCATGTCTATCGTCATGGCGCTGCAAGGCCTGGCCACCAACGTCTGGCAACTGTTTATTCTGCGCACGCTGATGGGGCTCACTTCCGGCTACATTCCCAATGCCATGGCGCTGATTGCCTCGCAGGTGCCGCGCAGCCGCAGCGGTTGGGCGCTCGGCACACTCTCTACCGGGCAGGTCGCCGGCGTGTTGATTGGCCCGCTGCTTGGCGGTTTCATGGCCGATACCATCGGCCTGCGCATGGTATTTTTCATCACCTCCGCCCTGCTGTTTATCTGCTTTCTGATTACGTTGTTCGCCATTCGTGAAAACGCGATTAGCGTCGGCAAAAAAGCACAGCTCAGCGGCCGGGCGGTGTTCGCCTCACTGCCTTATCCGTTGCTGATTATCAGCCTGTGTTTCACCACCATGATGATTCAGATGGCGAACGGCTCCATCAGCCCAATCCTGACGCTGTTTATCCGCGACCTCTCGCCCAATATTGATAACATCGCCTTCGTCAGCGGCGTTATCGCCGCCGTGCCGGGGGTATCCGCGCTTTTATCCGCATCGCACCTTGGCCGGCTGGGTGATCGCATCGGCTCCCAGCGGATACTGATCGTGGCGTTATTCGCGTGTGCGTTGCTGTTCTTCCTGATGTCGGCGGTACAAAGCTCAGTCCAGCTCGGGATTTTACGCTTTGCGCTGGGGTTCGCCGATGGTGCATTGATGCCGGCGGTACAGGCTCTGCTGGTGAAATACAGCAGCCAGCAAGTCACCGGACGCATTTTCGGTTATAACCAATCCTGTATGTATCTGGGTAACGTGGTCGGGCCGCTGCTCGGCTCCACCGTTTCCGCCACGTTGGGTTACCGTTGGGTATTTCTGGTTACTGCGTTGCTGGTGCTGATTAACGGCATTCAGTTGATGGTGAGTTTCGCCCGTCAGCCCAAGAAAGCCTGACGGGATCAGGGAAGCCCGATAACGGCTTCCCGTTGTCGTCACCCCATCTCGGATTGTTCATCCTGCTTTCATGTTTCTGTCATCCTCGTCGCCAAAGATAGCGCCGGTGCAAACGTATGCACTCCTGACAAAAGGCGCTCACTATGTTTGGCAAGAATATGTTTGGCAAAAACGAGTCTGAACAAAAAACATCTGGCAACACCACTCACTCACACAGTAAGACTTCCCTTTCCCGTCTGTTGCTCGCCGTGGGTCTGGCGTGCAGCATGGCATCGCAGGCCGCTGATTTGATCATCGCCGGGCGCGACGACGTTTACGGCAAAGCGCTCGACAGCACACTGGCTCGCTTTCAGCAGCAGCACCCCGGCAAGCAGATCGAACTGCTGAAACTGCCCTACGCCAATCTGTATGAAAAGCTGGTGATTTCCCTGCGGGAAAACGCCTCGGCCTACGACCTGATGTTGATGGACGACAGCTGGAGCCCGGAATTCGCCGGTAACGGCTGGCTACAACCGTTGCCAGACAACCTGCAAAGCAGTGACTTCATTCCGGCGGTACTGAACGTCTCGCGCGTGCCGGAGAACAGCGGCCCGGCGTACAGCCTGCCGGTGGTCGGTAACGTGGCGATGTTTGCTTATCGCCAGGATCTGTTCGATAAACACCAGCTCAAGGCGCCCGCCAGTTGGGACGCGGTGCTGAACGATGCCAACACCCTGCAACAGCAGGAGCCGGGCGTCTCCGGTGTAGTGTTCCGCGGCATGAAAGGCAACCCGATCGTTTCCGGCTTTATGCCGATGTTATGGGCCTACGGCGGCAATGTTGTCACCAACGGCAAAGCGTCGCTGGATTCCCCGCAAGCGCTACAGGCGCTCAATACCCTGAAAGCGCTGAAAGCCTTCGCCCCTACCGGGGTTGAAGTGTACAACGCCGCCGATGTGCGCCAGGCGATGGAACAGGGCAAAGCGGCGATGGCAATCGAAGTCTGGCCGGCCTGGGCCGCAACGCTGGACGACGCCGCCAAATCCAAAGTGGTCGGCAACATGACGCTGCAACCGGCACCGGGACAGAACGCCGGCCCGTCGCCGATGCTGGGCATCTGGCAGATGGCGATCGCCAAAAACAGCCGGCACAACGAACTGGCGCAACAATTCCTGAGCTACCTCACCAGCGCGGAAAACCAGAAAGCGCTGGCGCTGGAACTGGGGTTACCGCCGACTCGCCGCAGCGTCTATCAGGATGCGCAGGTGGTGCAGAAATACCGCTGGTATCCGGCGCAACTGGCGGCGCTGGAAGCAGGCAAGGCGCGCCCGCGTATCCGCAACTGGCAGGAAGTGGAAAGCCTCCTCGGCGACTACCTGCAACTGGCGCTGATGGATCAAATGCCGGCGCAAGTCGCGTTGCAGCAGGCCAATCAGAAGATCGCGCAAGTACTGAAGTAACCCGCACTGAAATCACTGTTGTCGGGCGGGCTACGGCCTGCCCATGCAAGGACATCCCATGCATTTTGATTCCCGCTGGCAACGCTGGCTGCTGCTGATGCCCGCCGCCACGCTGCTGCTACTGCTGACGCTCTATCCCATCGGCCAGATGCTGCTCTACTCGTTCAGCAAGGTGGATTACGCCGCCGCCAGCCGCAGTTGGGTCGGGCTGGAAAACTACCGCCAGTTGTTCGCCGACTGGTTTTTCACCACCAGCCTGAAAAACACCCTGCTGTTCTCGTTCGGCAGTTCGCTGTTGCAAGTGCTGCTGGGGCTGGCGCTGGCGTTATTGCTGTACCGCCATTTTCCCGGTCGCCAGTGGGTGCTGAGCCTGCTGATTTACCCGATGATGATCTCCACGCTGGTGTGCTCGGCTATCTGGCGCCTGTGGTTTCATTACGATGTCGGCCTGCTGAATAATTGCCTGAGCGCGCTGGGGTTGATGCCGCAACCGTGGTTGTCCAGCCCGCATCTGGCGCTGTGGTCGCTGATGCTGGTGGATATCTGGCAATGGACGCCGATGGCTTGTCTGATCATTCTCGCCGGGTTGCAGGGCATCCCCAAAGACCTGCTGGAAGCCGCCGAGAGCGACGGCGCCAGCGGCTGGAAACGGCTGTGGTACGTCACGCTGCCGCTGGTTCGCCAGCCGATTATGCTGGCGCTGCTGCTGCGCTCCATCGACACCTTCAAGCTGTTCGACAAAGTGTACGCCCTGACCGGCGGCGGTCCCGGTTATGCCACCGAAACGCTGTCGCTGTATATCTATCAGCAGGGCTTCAAGTTCTTCAATCTGGGGCTCGCCAGCGCCGGCGCGGTGATCATGCTGCTGTTCGCCGCCGCCATGAGCCTGGTCTACGCCTGGCAGTTGCTGCGCGGAGGGAAAAACGCATGAGACTCCCCTACTGGCTGATGGCGCTGCGTGCGTTTGCGCTGGCCGTCGCGTTGCTGTTTTTCACCCTGCCGATCCTGTGGATGGCGGCGACGGCGTTTAAATCTACCGCGGAATTTTCCAGTCTGAGTAGCCCGTTCTGGCCACAACAGTGGACGCTCACTCACCTCAAAAGCCTGCTGGACAACGGCGTTGGCGCACGGCTGTTCAATACCCTGTGGGTCGCCGCCGGCGCCACGGCGCTCTCGCTGCTGACCGGTTTTTTGGCCGCCTATACGCTGGCGCGCCACCGCTTCCCGGCACGGCTGGACAGCCTGTTCCTGCTGTTGGTGCTGCTTGTCAAAATGATGCCGCCGATGGTGGTAGCTATCCCGCTGTATTCGTTGCTCAAGTCGCTGCATCTGCTTAACAGCCTGACCGGGCTGATGCTGGCGTATCAGGTCTATACCCTGCCGTTTTGTATCTGGATGCTGCTCAGCTTTATCCGCGATGTGCCGCTGTCGCTGGAAGAAGCCGCCGCGATGGACGGTGCCGGGCTGTGGCGGCGGCTGCGCTACATCGTGCTGCCGGTGTGCGCTCCCGGTCTGGTCGCCACCACGATTTTCACCCTGATCATGGCGTGGAACGAATTTCTGTTCGCCTTGCTGTACCTGCAAACCCCGCAGCAGTTCACGCTGCCGCTATTTATCGCCAACTTTATGACCGAAAACCAGATCTACTGGGGAGAACTGATGAGCATCGGGTTGCTGTCTTCACTGCCGGTGCTGCTGGTGGCGGGCTTTGTTCAACGTTATTTGCTGCGCGGCTTTGCCGTCAGCCAGAAATAGGACTCGCGGATGAGTGAATTACGCTTACATCAAATCGCCAAACGCTACGGTCGTCAACCGGTGCTGCACGGCATCGACCTGCATATCCGACAGGGCGAACTGGTGGTGTTCGTCGGCCCGTCCGGCTGCGGTAAATCAACGCTGCTGCGCACTATCGCCGGGCTGGAACAACAAGACAGCGGGCAGATCCTGCTGGGCGGCGAGGATATTTCGCGCCAGCCGCCGGGCCAACGGGAAATGGCGATGGTCTTCCAATCCTACGCGCTGTACCCGCACATGACCGTGGCGGAAAACATGGGCTTCGCGCTGAAGATGGCGGGAGAACGACGTCAGGTGATTGACGAAAAAGTGGCACAGGTGGCGGAGAGGCTACAACTGACGCCGTTGCTGCACCGTAAACCCGGCGCACTTTCCGGCGGCCAGCGCCAGCGGGTGGCGATTGGCCGCGCCATCGTGCGTAAACCGCGCCTGTTTCTGTTCGACGAACCGCTGTCCAATCTGGACGCCAAACTGCGCACCCACACCCGGGTGCAGTTGAAGGCGCTGCATCAGCAACTGGCCGCCACCATGATTTACGTCACCCATGATCAGGTGGAGGCGATGACGCTGGCCGACCGCATCGTCGTGCTGCACGAAGGCCGCATCGCGCAGGTAGGAACGCCGGAAGAGCTGTACCACCAGCCTGCCACGACCTTTGTCGCCGGGTTTATCGGCACGCCGGAAATGAACTTTTTTCCGCTGTCGCCCGGCCAAATGCCGTCGCCCAATCAAACACTGTCGCCGTGGCTGCAACGGCTGGTACATGATGAGCGTGCCGTGACCCTCGGCATTCGCCCGGACGCCTTCGAGATTGCCGAGGGTACCCCAACCTTTCAGGTCGATCTGGTGGAAAATCTGGGCGCGCAGTATCACCTGCATGGTCACTTCATCCATGAACCCGGTATGAAACTGGTGGTGGAAAGCCGCACCCCGGCGCGCCTCGGTCAGGAGCTGGCGCTACAGGTCGTAGCGGAACACTGCCACTGGTTTGATGCCGACGGCCGGCGTTTACCGTCGTCGCCTCACGCCGGGCAACAGGAGCACAGGCATGGAGCTTGACATCCTCGGCAGCGGCGAAGCCTACGACAGCCAGCGGGTCAACGCCGCGATACAGGTCAGCGAAGGCGGATTCCAACTGCTGGTAGATTGCGGCCCGACGGTACCGCAGGCGCTGTGGCAGCGCCAGACCGCGCCGGACGACATTCACGCCATCTACATGACTCACGCCCACCCCGACCACGTACTCGGCCTGACCACCTGGCTTAACTGGTGCGAATCCTGCGGGCGCACCGCGCCGCTGACCCTTATCGCGCCGCGTCAGCAACGGCCGCAGTTGCAGCGTCTGGCGGATTTCGCCTTCTGGCCCGCCGGTCGGCCGCTGTTTACCCTTGACTGGCAGGACAGCGAAAGCCTGAGCGAACTGGGGCCGTGGCGCTGCCAGACCGCACCGACCCGCCACTCGGTGCCCAACCGTTCGCTGTATCTCAGTGGCGAACAGGGGTCGCTGTTCTATAGCGGCGACGGTCAGGTCACCACGGCCGGTGCCGCACTGCTGGCGCAGGCGGATCTGGCGCTGGTGGAATGTTTTTCACTGCAAGCCATGAACAACACCGGGCACGGTAACTGGCCGCAGGTACAGACGCTGGCGCGCAAACCGGGTGCGCGGCTGGGCCTGTACCACGTACAACAGTCGCAAAAAGCGGCGCTGCAACAGGTTATCGCGGCCTCGTCCGGCGTATTTCTGCCGGAACAGGGCGACCGGGCGCACTGCCGCAACGGTAGCTGGCACATCATCAAGGAAGCCGGACATGAATAAAAAACGCATCACCTCGATTGATGTCGCTCGCTGCGCCGGTGTTTCGCCATCGGCAGTGTCGCGCACGTATTCTGCGCCGGGCAAGGTCAGCCAGGCGACCCGTGCAAGGGTGCTGGCGGCGGCGGATGCGCTGGGCTATCGTCCCAATGCGCTGGCGCGGGCGCTGGTCAATTCCGGGCGACACGGCTCCGGCATCGTGGCGGTGGTGATGGGCGAATTCGATAATCCGTTCCAGCCCTGGCTGTTTAATCTGCTGACGCAGGCGCTACAACAACACGGTCTGGTGCCGATGCTGGTCAGCGTCACCGAACAGTGCGATATCCGCGCCCGGTTGCAGCAAGCGCTGTCATGGCAGGTGGAAGCGGCGATCATTTCTGCCGGTAGCCTGTCGCGGGAAACCACCGAGCGCTGTCTGGAGCTGTCGCTGCCGATGGTGTTGATGGGCCGGGAAGACCAGCGGGAAACCGTTACCGCGGTGCTGTCCGATAACCGGCTGGCCGGCGAACTGGCGGCCGACCATCTGATTTCGCTGGGGCTGACCCGGCTGGCCTATATCGCCGGTCGTCAGGATGGGCAGGCTTCGCTGGAACGGCTGGCGGGTTTTCGTCAGCGTCTGGTCAGCCGTGGTCGGCCGGAACCGATGGTAGCCGATAACCCGGATTACGCTTACCACAGCGGCTACCGTGCTATGTGCCGCCTGCTGCAACGGCACCCGACGGTGGAAGGCGTATTCTGCGCCTGCGACGCGTTAGCCTTCGGCGCGCTGGATGCGCTCAGGCTAAACGGCGGCCCGGCCTGCACGGTGGTGGGATGCGATGATACACCGCAAGCTGCCTGGGAAGGCTACCGGTTAACCACGGTACGCCAACCGGTGGAGCAACTGGTGGCACAGGTGATAAGCCATCTGCAACGGGTGCTGAGCGGCGAAGCGCAACGCGGGGAAACCGTTCGTATTCAACCAACGCTTACCGTCCGTTAGACTCGCGGTTATCGGGCACGCATCGTCGCCCGAGAACCGTGCTCCTTTTCCATCAGCCATTATTCACGCCGTATCGGATGATTGTGTTCCATAAAATCCAGAAAACGGCGCACCATCGGAATGCTGGCGCTGCGTTTAAGGTAGCTTACGGCAAAGGTACGGGTGATCGGCGTAGCGACCGGACGAATGGCGATATCGTACCCCTTCAGGCTGTTTGCCACCGAGGTGCACAGAAACACCACCCCACCGTGATGCATCACCAAATCCATAATGATGTCGAGATTGCTGCACTCGCGAAAGCAGGTATCCGCCAGCCCGGCACGGCTGAACGCCGCCGACACCGCCGCATGTTCGCCGGTGCCTTTCTGCGGCACAATCGGCCGCTCCAGCGCCAATTGCTCCAGCGTCAGGCTGGGGTGCTCCGCCAGCGGATGGCCGGCCGCCATCACCGCCACCAGATTGTCATCCTGGAAAATGGTGTGATTAAACAGCGGATCCTGCAAATAATCATCAAACGGCGTAGAGAGCGACACGTGAATCTCGGCGTTTCGAACCTTTTCCAACAGGTCGCTGCTCACGCCATCAATAAAAGACAACTCGATATTCGGGTGCTGTTTCTGAAATAGCGTAAACACATCGTAGTATGTCAACCGGTTGAAGATAGGAATCACCCCGACCATCAGGGCGCCATCCTGACTTTCTTCGTACGATTGCACAAATTGTTCTACATCATAATACTCGCGAATCAACGGCTTGATTTTTTCGTCAAACGCCTCGCCGAATGGCGTTAACGCAAATTGCCGGGTGGTGCGATTAATCAGTTTTCGTTCCAGCTCCTGCTCCAGTCGGGATATTTCCTGAGAAAGAAAAGCCTGTGAGATATTGAGTGATTTAGCCGCACGGGTAAAACTCCCTTTCCGTACCAGCTCATGGTAATAGAGTGCTCGTTTTATACTTATCATGATTATATTTATTTATAACCTTACCGAATACTAATTATATTAACTTGCAAAAATACTAATGTGAGATTAAGCACATTTGCATTAATCCCAGCTATGATAGCCTGCATGATGACTTTTCCTGCGTTCGTCTACCTACTTGCATATTGATTCAAAAAACAATTCTTGGATAATAATTTTTTAAGGAATAATTCATGCGTACCCCGCCACTCAAGATGATACTGTTATCTTCCGTTATGATCGCCGGAGCCGCTCAGGTTACCAGTACGATGGCAGCAGACAACATCCATGAACTGACCCTGACCCCGCGCCAGCCGTCGGTTAAACTGATTTCCGACGTGGTTTACGCCCAGGTGCCGATTCGTGGCTACCCCAACGTCGCGTTGAAGATGGATATCCTGCAGCCGGAAGCCAAATCACCACAGCCCGCCGTGCTGTTTATTACCGGCGGCGGCTTCGTTAACGCCAATAAAGACAACTACATCCAGCAACGGCTGAAACTGGCGGAAGCCGGCTACGTGGTCGCCAGCATGGAATACCGCGTCGCACCCACCGTGCTATTCCCGGCACCGCTGGAAGACGTGAAATCCGCCATTCGCTATCTGCGCGCCAACGCCGGTAAATTCGGCATCGATGCCGGTCATGTGGCGGTGTTCGGCGCTTCCGCCGGCGGCTATCTGGCGGCATTCGCCGGCACGACCAGCGGCAACAAGCAATTTGACCGTGGCGAACACCTCGATCAAAGCAGCCAGGTTCAAGCGGTGATCGACTTCTACGGCCTGTCGGACCTGACCCGCGTCGGCGAAGGCTTCCCGGACGAGGTAGTGCAGAAACACACCTCGCCGTCCGCCACCGAAGCGATTTGGGTCAACGGCACCGCGGTATTCAACGAGGGCGGCCCGATTACCCGCTTCCCGGAGAAAGCCGCCGCCGCCAACCCCATCAACTATATCAGCAAGAACACGCCGCCCTTTTTAATCATGCACGGCAGCGCCGATACGCTGGTTTCCCCGCGTCAAACCGAAATCCTGCACCGGGCGCTGGTAGCCCAAGGTATTAACAGCACCTATTACGTGGTGAAAGGTGCGGAGCATGGCGGCGTTTACTGGATGCAACCGGAAATCATGCAGAAAGTGATTCAGTTTCTGGACCGTCAGTTGAAGCCATAACCGGCTGATCGTCATTAATGGCTGATAGTCATTAATCAGTTGATCGCCATTTCGCTGAAACGCCTCGTTAGAGGCGTTTTTTTATTCTTCGCTTTTTATGTATATACACAAAATAATTCGAGTTGCAGGAAGGCGGCAAGTGAGTGAATCCCGATGAGCTTACTCAGGTAAGTGATTCGGGTGAACGAACGCAGCCAACGCACCTGCAACTTGAAGTATGACGGGTATATACCCTAAATAATTCGAGTTGCAGTAAGGCGGCAATCGAGCGAATCCCCAGGAGCTTACACAAGTAAGTGACTGGGGTGAGTGAGGGCAGCCAACGCACCTGTAACTTGAAGTATGAAGGGTATAGACAAAAATAACGTACCGCGCGATTGAACTATTGCGCCACATCATTTTTATTCATTTTGGCCAGAAAAGGGTTTTATTATACAAATCAAAAAGACATATTAACAACAAAAACAAACAACAAAAATAACATTAATAATAAAACTCACGACAATAATAACATTATTTTGGCCAGTTATCGTATTTTGCAATTATTTTTATCCGGATATACAAAAAGTTAAATGTGAAGCGCGCCACATATCCCGTCTGGTGCGCGTGTTCCAATTATTCCCATCAAGATATTTTATTTTCCGACACGCGTTATTTTCAAACACCTCTTATTTTTAATATATGAGAATTGTTGTTATTCACTGTGCGCACTCATGACGGGTGAATAAGAAAATAAAAAGAGATTTATTGCAGAGCAGAGAGTCGTTGCTGCAAACCGATATTCGATTTCTGAAAGGTTATTTTATGGAAAATTACACCCGACGCCGTTTTATTGCCATTATGGGCAGTGCGCTGGCCGTTTCCGGCAGTGGTTTGCCGGCCGCCGCGCAGGAAACCACGGCGCCTTCCGTCGGCCCGCGCCCCGTCAAATACGGCATACTGCACAACGAGCTGCGCTGCATCGGCTGCAAAGCCTGTATGACCGCCTGCCGTAAAACCAACCAGGTGCCGGAGGGCGTCACCCGGCTGGATATCATACAAACCGTCGATATCCCCGCCACCGACACCAGTAAACCCGTCAAACAGTTCTTTCGTCAGTCTTGTCAGCACTGCGATAACCCGCCCTGTGTGTCCGTTTGCCCGACCGGCGCGTCGTTCAAAGACGCACTGACCGGCATTGTCGACGTCAACGACAAACGCTGCGTCGGCTGCCGCTACTGCATCGCCGCCTGCCCGTACCACGTACGCTTTATCAACCCGGTAACCAATACCGCGGATAAGTGCAATTTTTGTCGGGAAACCAATCTGGCGGCCGGCAAAAGACCGGCTTGCGTCGAGATCTGCCCGACCAAGGCGCTGGTATTCGGCGACCTCAACGATCCGGACAGCGATATCTCGAAAATGATCAAAAGCAATCCTATCTACCGCAGCAAAGTCTACCTGGGCACCGGCCCCAACCTTTACCGCATACCGGGTAAATACGGAGAGAGCGATCATGCATGATGCCTTTCATTTTCATTCGCTGGTGTGGGACTGGCCGATCGCCGTTTACCTGCTGTTGGTGGGGATCTCATCCGGGATGATGGTGTTGACGTTGCTGTTTCGCCGCTACCTGCCTGCGGAAAATCAACACGCCAACCCGTTGATTACCGCCACGGCGATCGTCGCGCCGCTGTCGGTGGTAGTCGGGCTGGTTATCCTGATTTTCCACCTCGCCCGCCCCATCACCTTCTGGTATTTGATGATTTTCTATAATCCCCATTCCATCATGTCGCTGGGGGTAATGCTGTTTCAGGTGTACATGCTGGTGATGTTCCTGTGGCTTGCCAGCCTGTATCGCCAACCGCTGCTGGCCTGGAGCGAACACCGGTTGCCGGCAGCATTGCACGCGTTGCTAAACCGGGTGGTCGCCCTGGTCACCCGCGGCATACGTCCGGTGGAAAATGTGCTGCTGGTGCTGGCGTTGCTGCTCGGCTGCTACACCGGCTTTTTGCTCTCGGCGTTGAAATCGTTCCCGTTGCTGAATAACCCGGTGTTGCCGGTGCTGTTTCTGGTGTCCGGCGTCACGTCCGGCATCGCGGTGTTGATGATGGTCGGCACCTCGGCGCGTAGCCGACGTGATTGCCCGCAGACTCTGCACCTGTTGCACCACCTGGAAAAACCGGTCGCCTTGATCGAGCTGTTCCTGCTGTTTGCTTTCTTCATCGGCCTGATGCTGGGCGGCGGCCAGAAAGCGGTGGCGGCGCAGGTTGCGCTGAGCGGATTCTGGGGTGGTGTATTCTGGATCGGTATTATCGGCCTCGGCATGCTGGCGCCGCTGGCGGCGGGCAGCCTGCCTGCAATGCAACGCCGTATCACCGCCCTGCCGCGCATCGCCGCCGGCCTGACGCTGCTGGGCGTGTTCCTGCTGCGGTTGTTCGTGCTGTATGCCGGCCAGATGACGGTAGCCTGACCATGACCGGCCCACGCGCACTCTTCTGGCTGGCTTCGGTGGCGTTCTTCATGCAAGCGCTGGACACCACCATGCTGTACGTCGCCGTACCGGCGATAGCACGCTCGTTACACCAGCCGGTCCTGCGTATGGAGCCGATCGTCATGGCGTATGTCATCACCGTCGTGGCCTTTACCCCCATCAACAGTTGGCTGAGCCAGCATCTGGGAGAGCGCCGCACTTGTCTCGCCGCCCTGACT
Encoded here:
- the nrfD gene encoding cytochrome c nitrite reductase subunit NrfD, whose product is MHDAFHFHSLVWDWPIAVYLLLVGISSGMMVLTLLFRRYLPAENQHANPLITATAIVAPLSVVVGLVILIFHLARPITFWYLMIFYNPHSIMSLGVMLFQVYMLVMFLWLASLYRQPLLAWSEHRLPAALHALLNRVVALVTRGIRPVENVLLVLALLLGCYTGFLLSALKSFPLLNNPVLPVLFLVSGVTSGIAVLMMVGTSARSRRDCPQTLHLLHHLEKPVALIELFLLFAFFIGLMLGGGQKAVAAQVALSGFWGGVFWIGIIGLGMLAPLAAGSLPAMQRRITALPRIAAGLTLLGVFLLRLFVLYAGQMTVA
- a CDS encoding LysR family transcriptional regulator, with protein sequence MISIKRALYYHELVRKGSFTRAAKSLNISQAFLSQEISRLEQELERKLINRTTRQFALTPFGEAFDEKIKPLIREYYDVEQFVQSYEESQDGALMVGVIPIFNRLTYYDVFTLFQKQHPNIELSFIDGVSSDLLEKVRNAEIHVSLSTPFDDYLQDPLFNHTIFQDDNLVAVMAAGHPLAEHPSLTLEQLALERPIVPQKGTGEHAAVSAAFSRAGLADTCFRECSNLDIIMDLVMHHGGVVFLCTSVANSLKGYDIAIRPVATPITRTFAVSYLKRSASIPMVRRFLDFMEHNHPIRRE
- a CDS encoding alpha/beta hydrolase, with product MRTPPLKMILLSSVMIAGAAQVTSTMAADNIHELTLTPRQPSVKLISDVVYAQVPIRGYPNVALKMDILQPEAKSPQPAVLFITGGGFVNANKDNYIQQRLKLAEAGYVVASMEYRVAPTVLFPAPLEDVKSAIRYLRANAGKFGIDAGHVAVFGASAGGYLAAFAGTTSGNKQFDRGEHLDQSSQVQAVIDFYGLSDLTRVGEGFPDEVVQKHTSPSATEAIWVNGTAVFNEGGPITRFPEKAAAANPINYISKNTPPFLIMHGSADTLVSPRQTEILHRALVAQGINSTYYVVKGAEHGGVYWMQPEIMQKVIQFLDRQLKP
- a CDS encoding 4Fe-4S dicluster domain-containing protein — its product is MENYTRRRFIAIMGSALAVSGSGLPAAAQETTAPSVGPRPVKYGILHNELRCIGCKACMTACRKTNQVPEGVTRLDIIQTVDIPATDTSKPVKQFFRQSCQHCDNPPCVSVCPTGASFKDALTGIVDVNDKRCVGCRYCIAACPYHVRFINPVTNTADKCNFCRETNLAAGKRPACVEICPTKALVFGDLNDPDSDISKMIKSNPIYRSKVYLGTGPNLYRIPGKYGESDHA
- a CDS encoding LacI family DNA-binding transcriptional regulator, with amino-acid sequence MNKKRITSIDVARCAGVSPSAVSRTYSAPGKVSQATRARVLAAADALGYRPNALARALVNSGRHGSGIVAVVMGEFDNPFQPWLFNLLTQALQQHGLVPMLVSVTEQCDIRARLQQALSWQVEAAIISAGSLSRETTERCLELSLPMVLMGREDQRETVTAVLSDNRLAGELAADHLISLGLTRLAYIAGRQDGQASLERLAGFRQRLVSRGRPEPMVADNPDYAYHSGYRAMCRLLQRHPTVEGVFCACDALAFGALDALRLNGGPACTVVGCDDTPQAAWEGYRLTTVRQPVEQLVAQVISHLQRVLSGEAQRGETVRIQPTLTVR